One segment of Apus apus isolate bApuApu2 chromosome 1, bApuApu2.pri.cur, whole genome shotgun sequence DNA contains the following:
- the LOC127382465 gene encoding ovostatin-like, producing the protein MLLVPTVVRSNSPQTACMQFHSLSEPLTLGVVLEYDSIQTTLFEESVTKNNFFKCYEFKVPPTTSDPLAFISFSAKGTTVNLDERRSVAIQNVDNTVFIQTDKPIYKPGQRVMFRVISLDSQFRSVQEIYPRITIEDPEQNKIFQWLEVTSKHGIAQLSFPLISEPILGPYHITVEKQSGGKEYQYFMVEEYVLPKFEVTSSVPARISFFDEEVKVNICALYTYGQPVQGNAQINVCQQHFHSPQCEKKKEETCKAATGLLGKDGCFNTVISIKTFQLYRSYARMYTSLKVESIVTENGTGIQMKNNYYVAVNEENDRVMFKNMDPYYKRGIPYYGEIAVTDVDGKPVANRTVLLELNEEYLANYTTDKNGTAAFSINTSNFFNASFKLRVRQASDDCADFFIWRTNDDPQVLFYVHRFYSRTNSFVKIEPVKEKLSCGQKRAISIHYVLNREGYRNARHTNFYYVVMTKGKIVLSGQKEVSISNAPRGTFSITLTVTENLGPSSRLLLYTVHPHGEVVADSSWIRSDVCFKNKLQLKFSEKQGLPGSKVSLHLESAANSFCALQAVDQSILLLQPGQQLSAESVYYHLPVSNLYGYYYNGLNLEDDKQEGCTPVKTTFFDGLYYEPVNVSHDGDVYSIFRDMGLKVFTNSVLRKPVLCNEDKSDTADYPAYLEHGVALGDGYGAERLTGGSSVTTVRKFFPETWIWDLVHTDSRGEADVFYTIPDSITEWKASAFCMQDDAGFGISSPVSLTAFQPFFVGLTLPYSVSRGEKFNLIANVFNYLNKCIQISAILAKSSDYKAKILSPGGNTVKLCANERKTYIWAVRPHRLGKVNFTITAEAKLSTGGTGNSTSLEEETINRDTLVQTLLVESEGIKKELTQSTLVCTKGITKSESVSLNLPRNIVQGSARAYFSVMGDVLGRALTNMDNLLSMPYGCGEQNMALFTPNIYILDYLNKTGQLTEEIRNKGTGYLSTGYQKQLTYKHRDGSYSSFGTQDREGSVWLTAFVYKSFAQARRYIYIDKKVQSQTLIWLASKQKSDGCFENVGSHFNNALNSGEQGEYSLTAYVVAALLEAGHTVMHPVVQNGMRCLETAFGNGVHSLHNQALFAYAYRLTGKEKRCQFFLENLDKRANRDGGSVHWQRENKPPAEYFPDFYSRAPSAEIETTSYVLLALLKKVKFTPEDFSYISRIVHWLVKQQNPYGGFSSSQDTVVALQALAQYGYLTFSKKGLNIVKVNFMDYPSKTFQVNDRNRFLLQQTSLPTIPGNYSVEVNGTGCVYLQTTLRYNIHLPKRAAGFSLSVKSANASCTSNFPPKFDLVLSVSYTGNRSVSNMAIVDVKMLSGFVPVTSSLKQLQQHNSVVDRVDIKNNHILFYLQQVSQKAISFSFSVEQSLPVTDIKPVPVHMYDYYETDEYALAEYKTPCSLPSN; encoded by the exons ATGTTGCTGGTCCCAACAGTTGTGAGGAGCAACTCTCCACAGACCGCTTGCATGCAGTTCCACAGCCTCAGTGAGCCTCTGACCCTGGGTGTTGTCCTGGAATATGATAGTATCCAGACTACCCTCTTTGAGGAATCTGTAAcaaagaataatttcttcaaGTGCTATGAGTTCAAG gTTCCTCCTACTACTTCTGACCCCCTGGCAttcatttccttctctgccaAAGGCACCACAGTCAACTTAGATGAGCGAAGATCAGTGGCAATTCAGAATGTGGATAATACTGTCTTCATCCAGACGGACAAACCCATCTACAAACCAGGACAAAGAG tgatgtttcgTGTGATCTCTTTGGACAGCCAGTTCAGATCTGTTCAGGAAATA TATCCCCGAATCACCATTGAG GATCCAGAGCAAAACAAGATCTTCCAGTGGCTGGAGGTAACATCTAAGCATGGAATTGCCCAGCTCTCCTTTCCGCTAATCTCCGAGCCTATTCTTGGGCCCTACCATATCACTGTGGAGAAGCAGTCAGGTGGGAAAGAGTACCAGTACTTCATGGTGGAGGAATATG TGTTGCCAAAATTTGAAGTGACTAGCAGTGTGCCAGCGAGGATCTCTTTCTTTGATGAAGAAGTTAAGGTGAACATTTGTGCTTT GTACACGTATGGCCAGCCAGTGCAAGGAAATGCCCAAATCAATGTGTGTCAGCAGCACTTTCACAGTCCACAatgtgagaaaaagaaagaagaaacttgcAAAGCCGCAACTGGACTG CTGGGGAAGGATGGCTGCTTCAATACTGTCATCTCCATCAAAACATTTCAGCTGTACCGCAGCTATGCCAGGATGTATACCAGCCTCAAAGTAGAAAGCATCGTCACTGAAAATGGGACAG GTATCCAGATGAAAAACAATTACTATGTTGCAGTCAATGAAGAAAATGATAGAGTGATGTTCAAAAATATGGATCCCTATTACAAGAGGGGAATTCCTTACTATGGTGAG ATTGCTGTGACAGATGTGGATGGCAAGCCTGTTGCCAATAGGACTGTCCTGCTGGAGCTCAATGAAGAATACCTAGCCAACTATACCACTGACAAGAAtggcactgctgctttttccatcAACACATCCAACTTCTTTAATGCCAGTTTTAAGTTGAGA GTCAGGCAGGCATCAGATGACTGTGCAGACTTCTTCATCTGGAGGACTAATGATGACCCCCAAGTCTTATTCTATGTCCATCGTTTCTACTCACGGACCAACAGCTTTGTGAAAATTGAGCCAGTGAAGGAGAAGCTTAGCTGTGGCCAGAAGAGAGCAATCAGTATTCACTATGTTCTGAACAGAGAGGGCTACAGGAATGCCCGGCACACAAACTTCTACTATGTG GTgatgacaaaaggaaaaattgttcTCAGTGGCCAGAAGGAAGTCAGCATCTCTAATG CTCCCAGAGGTACATTCTCCATTACACTAACTGTCACTGAGAACCTTggtcccagcagcaggctgtTGCTCTACACAGTGCATCCTCATGGGGAGGTAGTGGCTGACAGCTCTTGGATACGCAGTGATGTATGCTTCAAAAATAAG CTCCAGCTCAAGTTCTCTGAGAAGCAAGGCCTCCCAGGCTCTAAAGTCAGTCTCCACCTTGAATCTGCTGCCAACTCCTTCTGTGCCTTGCAAGCTGTAGATCAGAGTATCCTTCTTCTTCAGCCTGGGCAACAGTTATCTGCTGAAAGT GTGTACTACCATCTTCCTGTGAGCAATTTATATGGCTATTACTACAATGGGCTCAACCTGGAAGATGACAAGCAAGAGGGGTGTACCCCAGTCAAAACCACCTTTTTTGATGGCTTGTACTATGAACCTGTGAACGTCAGTCATGATGGTGATGTCTACAGCATTTTCAGG GATATGGGCCTGAAAGTTTTCACCAACTCTGTGCTACGGAAGCCAGTTCTGTGCAATGAAGACAAATCAGACACAGCAGATTACCCTGCCTATTTGGAACACGGTGTGGCCCTGGGCGATGGCTATGGTGCAG AGAGGCTTACTGGTGGGAGCAGTGTTACTACTGTTCGGAAATTCTTCCCTGAGACCTGGATTTGGGATCTGGTTCACACTGA TTCCAGAGGCGAGGCTGATGTCTTTTACACGATCCCTGATTCCATCACAGAATGGAAAGCCAGTGCTTTCTGCATGCAAGATGATGCTGGTTTTGGCATCTCCTCACCTGTTTCACTGACAGCGTTCCAACCATTCTTCGTGGGTCTCACCTTGCCGTACTCTGTCAGTCGAGgggaaaaatttaatttaatagcAAATGTCTTCAACTACCTAAACAAATGCATCCAG ataAGTGCCATACTGGCAAAGTCAAGTGACTACAAGGCAAAAATCCTTTCACCAGGAGGCAACACAGTAAAGTTGTGTGCCAATGAAAGGAAAACCTATATTTGGGCTGTTAGACCCCATAGACTTG GTAAGGTGAATTTCACGATTACTGCTGAGGCCAAACTAAGTACCGGAGGAACAGGAAACAGTACATCCCTGGAAGAGGAGACGATAAACAGGGACACCCTGGTTCAAACCCTCCTTGTTGAG TCTGAGGGTATTAAAAAAGAACTGACTCAGAGCACTCTTGTCTGTACCAAAG GCATAACAAAGTCTGAATCAGTCTCTCTCAACCTTCCAAGAAACATAGTACAAGGATCAGCCAGAGCTTACTTTTCTGTCATGG GAGATGTTTTGGGTAGAGCCCTGACAAACATGGACAACCTCCTCAGTATGCCTTATGGCTGTGGAGAACAGAACATGGCCTTGTTCACACCCAACATCTATATTCTGGATTATCTGAATAAGACTGGGCAGCTAACTGAAGAGATTAGAAACAAGGGTACTGGATATTTATCCACAG GTTACCAAAAACAGCTCACATACAAACACCGAGATGGATCCTACAGCTCCTTTGGGACACAAGACAGGGAAGGGAGTGTATG GCTCACTGCCTTTGTGTACAAGTCATTTGCACAAGCCAGACGCTACATCTACATTGACAAAAAGGTCCAGTCTCAAACTTTGATCTGGCTGGCAAGCAAGCAGAAGTCAGATGGATGCTTTGAAAATGTTGGGTCACATTTCAACAATGCTTTGAAC AGTGGAGAACAAGGTGAATACTCACTCACAGCCTACGTTGTGGCAGCATTGCTGGAGGCTGGACACACTGTCATG CATCCTGTGGTTCAGAATGGCATGAGATGTTTGGAGACTGCATTTGGCAATGGAGTCCACAGTCTCCATAACCAGGCCCTCTTTGCCTATGCTTATCGTTTAACTGGCAAAGAGAAAAGATGCCAATTCTTCCTTGAGAATCTGGACAAAAGAGCTAACAGAGATG GTGGTTCAGTTCATtggcagagagaaaataagCCACCAGCAGAATATTTCCCTGATTTCTATTCCCGTGCCCCTTCTGCTGAGATTGAAACAACAAGCTATGTGCTCTTGGCTTTGCTCAAAAAAGTCAAATTCACTCCAGAAGACTTTTCTTACATTTCTCGCATTGTGCACTGGCTTGTCAAACAACAGAACCCATATGGTGGTTTCTCCTCCAGCCAG GACACTGTTGTTGCACTCCAAGCTTTAGCCCAGTATGGATACCTCACCTTCTCTAAAAAAGGTCTTAACATAGTCAAAGTCAATTTCATGGACTACCCCAGTAAGACTTTCCAAGTGAATGACAGGAACCGCTTCTTACTGCAGCAGACTTCCTTACCCACTATTCCAGGGAATTATAGTGTGGAAGTGAATGGCACTGGCTGTGTCTATCTGCAG ACCACCCTGAGATACAACATCCATTTGCCAAAAAGAGCTGCAGGGTTTTCTCTGTCCGTGAAGTCAGCCAATGCTTCCTGCACAAGCAACTTCCCACCAAAGTTTGACCTTGTCCTCTCTGTCAG TTACACAGGAAACCGCAGTGTCTCCAACATGGCTATTGTTGATGTGAAGATGCTCTCAGGTTTTGTTCCTGTAACATCTTCCCTGAAACAG CTTCAGCAACACAATTCTGTTGTGGATCGTGTAGACATCAAGAACAACCACATCCTCTTCTACCTTCAGCAG GTCTCCCAGAAGGCAATCAGCTTCTCCTTCAGTGTGGAACAAAGCCTGCCTG